The Vibrio agarivorans genome contains the following window.
CTGGGGCTTTTTTGTGCGACAAAGATTTGAATTTTGGCCAATCCGTGTCGATAGTTATAACACTATGCAAACAAATCGATACCAATGTCGTCATGCATTATTGACTACATCGGTATCGCCATAACAACCTTTTAGCCCATGATTATTTCTTATGATTTGTGCTTAGAGAGAACATAGTCTCTGCATCGACATGATGGTTTGCTGTCCCTTATGCCGCCATGCACCGTATAGATAGAACGGTAGCATTAGGTCGTGTTTCATTCGACCCTGCACCGACTGTTATCAGGTGATTGCGTGAATGTGTCTGCTTACGGCGATAAGCTTTTTCCTGATAGGTAACTAGAACGCATCAAGGAGGACGCATGCCTCGCACCTACAACTCGTCAGATTTCGACACTAAGCAGAAGCAATCTGACCATGAGTACGCTCGCACCATACCGTGCAACACGCTCAGTATCTCTGCTCCCTTTCACTGGTTAGCGCTCGGGCTGAACGATTTTGTTCGTATGCCTATCATTAGTGCCTTCTATGGATTGTGCTTTATGGCGGCCGCCATTGGTATTGTGCTGCTGGTTCAGTGGCAAGGTACTCATCTGGTCATTATGCCCAGTTTGATTGTCTATATGCTCATCGGCCCGTTTCTCGCTCTTGGATTGTACGATGCGAGCTGGCAGCGAGAAAAAGGCCACAAAGCTAGCCTACCCCACTCTATGAAGGCGATTGGTCGCAACTCATCTTCTCAATGGGCATTCGCGGTATTGTTGGCTGTCGCTATGATTTTTTGGATGCGCATAGCCGCTCTGCTTCACGCTATCTACCCTTCTGTGCAAGGGGCTCCCCTCAGTGATTTTCTCCCCTTTTTGGTGATCGGTTCAGTGGTTGGTGCTGTGCTCGCAGCTGTAGTGTTTAGTATCTCAGCCTTTTCGATTCCACTAATGATGGAGCGACGTGTCGATATGATGACAGCCGTGTTCACCAGTGTGAACGCCGTACGCAGCAATATTGGTGCAATGATTGTTTGGGCGGGTATTATTGGCGGCGGTATCCTTCTCGGCTTTGCAACCTACGGTATTGGTATGCTGTTTACTATGCCAATTCTCGGCTACGGAACATGGCATGCCTACCACTCAACAATCAAAAAGAAACATCAACCCTAGATATACAGATTGGGCTTTCGCCCAACTTTAGGTATTCTAGCCCCGAATTTCTTCGGGGCTTTTGTTTTGCTAGATCGTGAACTACAACACCAAACCATCAAACAGGTTGCGCACTGCATTCAGCAAGCTGAGCGCTATTTTGATGTCTCTCTACCACAGCCAAAGATAAGCTATCAGTTACGTGGCAAAGCCGCAGGCAAGGCCTACCTTCAGTTGTGGGAAATCCGTCTCAACCCAGTTCTATTTAGCGAAAACCCAGACGCCTTTATCAACGAGGTGATTCCTCATGAAATCGCTCACTTGCTCTGTTACAAACTGTTTGGTCGTGTGCGACCACACGGTAAAGAGTGGCAAGCTATCATGCTTAAAGTGTTTGGTGTAAACCCAAATACGACGCACTCATTTGATGTTGCTTCAGTTCAAGGGAAAACCTTCCAATATTGCTGCTCTTGTAACGACTATGCGCTCACTATTCGCCGTCATAACAAAGTGCAGCGTCAGCAAGCTGCTTATCGTTGTAGCCTTTGTCATGAGCAGTTGCAGTTTACTGGTAAGCAACTCTCCTAGTACTCTTCGAGAACTCTCCGAACATTTGAGCCTGAAGATAATCCATCACATTTCAACCCCTTGTTTTTTCGTCGCTGCGCAACCATGTTAGACTTAACTCAATATCAATAAGCTAACTTTTGGATACTGCACTATGCGCGTACCTCGAATTTTCCACCCGGAACCTATCCTCACTCTTGGTGAACTTAACTTAAGTGAAGATGCTAGTGGCCACGTTGGCCGCGTGCTACGCATGAAAGAGGGACAACAGGTTCTGTTGTTTGATAACAGTGGCGCCGAGTTTCCAGCAGAGATCGCTGCTGTCAGTAAGAAAAACGTCGCGGTAAAGGTACTAGAGCGTGTTGAGAACAGCATTGAATCACCACTCGACCTGCATCTTGGTCAGGTGATCTCTCGAGGTGACAAAATGGAGTTCACCATTCAAAAGTCTGTGGAGCTTGGCGTAAACAGTATTACTCCCCTTATTTCTGAGCGCTGCGGAGTCAAACTAGACCAAAAGCGTTTTGAGAAGAAGCTAGTACAATGGCAAAAAGTGGCAATCGCGGCATGTGAACAGTGCGGTAGGAATCGCGTTCCTGAGATTCGCCCGATAATGCAACTCGAAGAGTGGTGTAATGAAGAGTTTGATGGTCTTAAATTAAACTTGCACCCTCGCGCTAAATACTCAATCAATACGCTACCGACACCCGTTGAAAAAGTTCGCCTGTTGATTGGCCCAGAAGGCGGGCTATCTAGCGATGAGATTGAGAAAACACGTCACTATAATTTTGAAGAAACGCTGCTAGGGCCAAGAGTATTAAGAACCGAAACTGCCGCCCTAACTGCAATTACAGCCCTACAAGTTCGCTTTGGCGATCTTGGCTAAATGGAGAAAAGAATGATCAAGCTCGGCATTGTGATGGACCCAATTTCGTCCATCAATATTAAGAAAGATTCAAGTTTTGCCATGATGCTAGAAGCGCAGCGTCGCGGTTACGAAATTCACTACATGGAAATGAACGATCTTCACCTTGATCAAGGTGTCGCGATTGCTGATACAAAAGTGCTTGAGCTAAAAGAAGACCCGAACGGCTGGTACGAGTTTAAGTCTGAACAAACGATTAAGCTTGCGGATCTTGATGCAGTATTAATGCGTAAAGATCCACCTTTTGACACCGAGTACATCTACGCGACCTACATTCTCGAGCGCGCAGAAGAAAATGGCGCACTGATCGTCAATAAGCCACAAAGCCTGCGTGACTGTAATGAAAAACTCTTTACGGCGTGGTTCCCTGAACTGACACCGACCACCATCGTGACGCGTAAAGCAGAGAAGATCAAAGCATTCCGTGAAGAGCATGGCGATGTCATTCTCAAGCCTCTTGACGGTATGGGCGGCGCTTCGATCTTCCGCGTGAAAGAAAACGATCCAAACGTCTCTGTGATCATCGAGACACTGACCAACCACGGTCAAAACTACGCAATGGCGCAAACCTTCGTGCCTGATATCAGCAATGGTGATAAGCGTATTCTGGTGGTTGATGGTGAGCCGATGCCATACTGCCTTGCTCGTATTCCAGCAAAAGGTGAGACGCGTGGCAACCTAGCCGCTGGCGGTACGGGAGAAGCTCGCCCTCTGAGTGAGACCGACCTTAAGATCGCTCAAGCAGTCGCACCTACGCTAAAAGAGAAAGGGTTAATCTTTGTTGGCCTTGATGTCATCGGCGACAAGTTGACAGAGATTAACGTAACGAGCCCTACCTGCATCCGTGAGATTGAAGCTGCCTTTGATATCTCTATCACTGGCAAGCTAATGGATGCTATTGAGCGTCGCGTTAAGGCATAAGCACGCATGGCGGCATAATAGGCCGCCATTGATTAGCCCCAACCTATTGGAGTCGCTATGAATTTAACCAACCACTTTTTAGTTGCTATGCCCGGGATGCAAGATCCCTACTTCAAGAACAGTGTGGTCTACATCTGTGAGCATAATGAAGATGGGGCGATGGGTCTCATTATTAATGCCCCAATTGATGTAACGGTAGGCAATATTCTTGAGCAAGCCGAGATCGATCCAGTCCATCCGCAACTCCTGACTGA
Protein-coding sequences here:
- a CDS encoding DUF2189 domain-containing protein, translating into MPRTYNSSDFDTKQKQSDHEYARTIPCNTLSISAPFHWLALGLNDFVRMPIISAFYGLCFMAAAIGIVLLVQWQGTHLVIMPSLIVYMLIGPFLALGLYDASWQREKGHKASLPHSMKAIGRNSSSQWAFAVLLAVAMIFWMRIAALLHAIYPSVQGAPLSDFLPFLVIGSVVGAVLAAVVFSISAFSIPLMMERRVDMMTAVFTSVNAVRSNIGAMIVWAGIIGGGILLGFATYGIGMLFTMPILGYGTWHAYHSTIKKKHQP
- a CDS encoding SprT family zinc-dependent metalloprotease, with the protein product MLDRELQHQTIKQVAHCIQQAERYFDVSLPQPKISYQLRGKAAGKAYLQLWEIRLNPVLFSENPDAFINEVIPHEIAHLLCYKLFGRVRPHGKEWQAIMLKVFGVNPNTTHSFDVASVQGKTFQYCCSCNDYALTIRRHNKVQRQQAAYRCSLCHEQLQFTGKQLS
- the rsmE gene encoding 16S rRNA (uracil(1498)-N(3))-methyltransferase yields the protein MRVPRIFHPEPILTLGELNLSEDASGHVGRVLRMKEGQQVLLFDNSGAEFPAEIAAVSKKNVAVKVLERVENSIESPLDLHLGQVISRGDKMEFTIQKSVELGVNSITPLISERCGVKLDQKRFEKKLVQWQKVAIAACEQCGRNRVPEIRPIMQLEEWCNEEFDGLKLNLHPRAKYSINTLPTPVEKVRLLIGPEGGLSSDEIEKTRHYNFEETLLGPRVLRTETAALTAITALQVRFGDLG
- the gshB gene encoding glutathione synthase, encoding MIKLGIVMDPISSINIKKDSSFAMMLEAQRRGYEIHYMEMNDLHLDQGVAIADTKVLELKEDPNGWYEFKSEQTIKLADLDAVLMRKDPPFDTEYIYATYILERAEENGALIVNKPQSLRDCNEKLFTAWFPELTPTTIVTRKAEKIKAFREEHGDVILKPLDGMGGASIFRVKENDPNVSVIIETLTNHGQNYAMAQTFVPDISNGDKRILVVDGEPMPYCLARIPAKGETRGNLAAGGTGEARPLSETDLKIAQAVAPTLKEKGLIFVGLDVIGDKLTEINVTSPTCIREIEAAFDISITGKLMDAIERRVKA